The Microbacterium horticulturae region CATGATCCAGGTGATCAACAGCTACATCCCGAACCTCATCAGCGACGAGGACGGCGCGCTGATCGCGCCGGAGTCGGTGCAGCAGGTGACGAGCCAGGCCAGCGGCGTTCTGGCGATCACCGGTGCCATCGCGCTGGGCGTGGCGATCTGGACGGCGATCGGGTTCGTCACGTTCACGCGGCGCGCGGTGCGGGACATCTTCGGGCTCCCCTTCGACACCCGTAATTACATCTATCTGAAGGCGCGCGACTTCCTCGCGGGAGCGATGTTCGGCATCGCGCTCATCATCGGCGCGATCGTCGGCTGGATCGCCAGCGGCGCGCTGGACACGCTGCTCAGCCTGATCGGGTTGGACGGCTCGACCTGGTCGCAGGTGGCGGTCAAACTGCTGTCGGGCATCGTCGGGTTCGTGCTCACGTCGGCGGCGCTGGCCGGCCTGTTCCGGTTCCTCACCGGCACATCGCTGCCGTGGCGGCGGATCTGGCCCGGCGCGCTTCTGGGCGGGGCCGCCATCGCGGTGCTGCAGCTGGGCGTCGGGCTGCTGTTCACGTATACGCCGTCCAACCCGCTGCTGACGACGTTCTCGGTGATGATCGCGCTGCTGCTGTGGTTCCGGCTGATCGGCATCGTGATCCTTGTGGCGGCCTCGTGGATCGCCGTGTCGGCGACCGACCGGGAGATCCCCCTCGCCCAGCCGAGCGAAGCCGAGCGCGCCCTCGCCGAACACGAAGCGCTGCTGCTGGCCGCGCACGTGCGCCTTCGCGATACGCGCGTGACGCGCGCCGCCGCGCCCTGGTGGCGGCGATGGCGTGCCACCCGCGAGGTGCACGACGCCGAAGAACAGCTCGCGGAGGTCGAGGCGTCCGCGCCCCCGGAGGCTCGATGAGGTCACGCTGAGCGGTGTCGGATGCGCCGGTTAGGGTGGAAAGCGTGCCAGCTCCCTCCCGCATCCCCGACACCGTCCGCATCGCCTCGATCAACGTGAACGGCATCCGCGCCGCCGTGCGCAATGGCATGCTGCGCTGGCTCGATGAGGCCGATGTCGACATCATGGCGCTGCAGGAGGTGCGCGCCACCGCCGAGCAGCTGCGTGCGGCGCTGCCCGGGTGGGAGCTCATCAACGACGAGGCTCTGGCCAAGGGCCGCGCCGGCGTCGCGATCGCATCGCGCACCCCGGTCACAGAGGTGCGCCGCGGGTTCGACGGCGACGGCGTCGACGCGGCGGGCCGTTGGCTCGAGGTCGAGACCGACCTGGGCGGCACGGGCCTGACGATCGTCAGCGCCTACGTGCACAGCGGCGAGGTGGGCACGCCCAAGCAGGAGGCGAAGTGGGCGTTCCTCGATGCGATGGAGAAGCGGATGCCGCAGCTGAACGCTCCCGGGTCGCACGCGGTCATCATGGGCGACCTGAACGTCGGCCACCGCGAGCTCGACATCCGCAACTGGAAGGGCAACGTGAAGCGCGCCGGGTTCCTGCCGCGAGAGCGCGCGTACTTCGACCGCTTCTTCGGGCCTGTCGGCCAGACCATCACGGGGGTCGACGGGTCGACCGGCACCGGCCTGGGATGGGTCGATGTCGGGCGTCGGTTCCACGGCGAGATCGACGGGCCGTACACCTGGTGGTCGAGCCGCGGCAAGGCATTCGACAACGACACCGGGTGGCGCATCGACTACCACGTCGCAACGCCGGCCCTCGCCGAGCGCGTGCGCGGGTACTGGATCGGCCGCGCGCCGTCGTGGGACACGCGGTGGAGCGACCACGCGCCGGTGGTCGTCGACTACGCAGTCTGAGCATCTACGGCGCCGCCGCGCGCACGCGGTTCCTCCCGGGGCGGGGGTAGTACTCCTGTCCACGGATCTGGTTTTCGGCCCCCTCCACAGGCCTGTGAAACGCTAGCGTCGGTGGCACCGGCGAGCCCTCGCCGCATTCAGCCGTCGACCGCGATGAACGGTCGCGAGAGGAGTGCCGTGACCATCATGGCCGAACCCGTTGCGCCCACCCTGGAGGCCATAGCGCGGGGCCTCGATCAGAACACCGACCAGTTGCAGGCGACCCGCGACCGCCTCGATGCACACATCCAGGCATCGAGCCTGTACTTCGTCGGCATGGACAAGCAGTTCGACGGCCTGCGCGACACCATCCGCTCGCAGCATCTGCTGGTGTCGGCCGACATCGCCGCCGCCCGTCGTGACATCGCCACCGTCGAGGAGCACGTTGCACTGCTCACCACGATGGCGACGGCGAACGCCAACCGCCTGGACGCACACGACAAGCGGTTCGACGCCATCGACCAGCGGCTGGACGCGCACGACAAACGATTCGACGCGATCGACCAGCGGCTCGACACGCTGACCGACGTCGTGGTACAGATCCGCGACGCCGTGCTGCCGGGCGACCACTGACGCCGACGCGGGGGCTGCGGCATCCCACCCGTAGACTTGTCCGGTGAACAAGCCCCGTCTCTATTCAGGAATGCAGCCCTCCGCCGACTCCCTCCAGGCCGGCAACTACATCGGGGCGCTTCTGCAGTGGCGGGACCTGCAGCAGACCTACGACGCGTTCTTCTCTGTCGTCGATCTGCACGCGCTGACCCAGCCGAACAACCCCGCTGAGCTCCGCGAGAAGACACGGCGCACCGCAGCGCAGTACATCGCGGCGGGTATCGAGCCCTCGAAGTCGACCCTCTACGTTCAGTCGCACGTGCCGGCGCACTCCGAGCTGGCTTGGATCCTTTCGACGCTCACCGGTTTCGGCGAGGCCGGCCGCATGACGCAGTTCAAAGACAAGTCGCAGCGCTACGGACAGGACGGCACCACGGTCGGCCTGTTCACCTACCCGGTGCTGATGGCCGCCGACATCCTGCTGTACCAGACCGACATCGTGCCGGTCGGCGAAGACCAGAAGCAGCACGTGGAGCTCACCCGTGACCTCGCCGAGCGCTTCAATTCGCGGTACGGCGCGGCCTTCGAGGTGCCGGTGCCGGTCATCCAGAAGGACACGGCGCGCATCTACGACCTGCAGAACCCCACGTCGAAGATGTCGAAGTCGGCCGCGACCGATGCCGGTGTGCTGTGGCTGCTCGACGAGCCCAGCAAGACCGCCAAGAAGATCATGCGGGCCGTCACCGACTCCGAGGGGTCGGTGCGCTATGACCGTGAGAACAAGCCCGGTGTCTCGAACATGCTGGTCATCTACGCAGCGCTCACCGGTAAGCAGATCCCCACGATCGAGGACGAGTACGCCGGCCGCGGATATGGCGACTTCAAGAAGGGTCTCGCCGAGGTGGTGGTCGACGAGTTCGGTCCCGTGCGCGAGCGCGCGCTGGCGCTGCTCGACGATCCGGCCGAGCTCGACCGCGTGCTGGCCGCCAACGCCGAGCGCGCCGCCGAGGTAGCGAACCGCACCCTCGCCGACGTGTACGACAAGGTCGGGCTGCTCCGTCGCGTCGTGCTCTGACCTCGGCGGCGGACGACCGCGGCAGGAGACGAGCACGGGGACGCGGCGGAGTGGACGCGCGATCTCACGCCGGAACAGAGGCGGCCGCGAGATAGCGTGCACCCCGCACGGCGGCCGCGCGCGGGGCGATACCCTGTCGGGATGCAACCGGTCACCCTCCGCACGGCGCGGCTTGAGCTCGCCCTGCCGACCCTCGACGATGCCGAGTCGATCACCGCGGCTGCGGCCGACCCCGAAGTACCGCGCTGGACGACGCTTCCCTCGCCCTACTCGCTCGACGACGCCCGAGACTTCATCGCCCGCGCCGCCGCCTGGACCGACGAGGGCTCGCAGCTGAACTGGGCGATCCGTCACGAGGGCGCCTGGGTCGGGATGATCGGCCTCGCGCACCTCGAGCAGGGCGGCGCCGCCGAGATCGGGTACTGGATGGCCGCGCCGGCCCGCGGCCGGGGCTTTCTCGCCGAGGCGGCGCGCGCGGTGATCGACTACGCCTTCGCCGAGCTGAAACTCGCGCGCATCGAATGGCGGGCGGTGGTCGGCAACATCCCCTCGGCACGCACGGCGCGCGCGCTCGGATTCCGATACGAGGGGATGCTGCGCCAGGCGCTCTCCGACCCGCGCGGCCGGCACGACGGCTGGATCGCGGGCTTGCTGCCCGGCGACGACCGCACGCCGGTGGACTGGCCGATCCTCTGACCGCACGTCGGCACCCCGTGGCAGGATGGGCGCATGCCCGAGATGCCGGAGGTACAAGGGCTCGTCGCTTTCCTCGACGAGCGCGTGACGGGACTTCAGATCACGCGCGCCTCGGTCGCGGCGATCGCCGCGTTGAAGACGTACGACCCTCCGATCGAAGCGCTGCGCGGGGCATCCATCACCGGCGTCACACGTCACGGAAAGTTCGTCGACATCGCGACGGATGCCGCGCACCTCGTCTTCCACCTCGCCAAGGCCGGCTGGCTGCGCTGGTACGACACGCTGCCGTCGACGATCATCAAGCCGGGGCGCACCCCGATCGCGCTGCGGATCGCCCTGTCGGACGACTCGGGGTTCGACCTCACGGAGGCAGGCACCAAGAAGTCACTCGCGGTGTACGTCGTGCGCGACCCGATGGATGTGCCCGGCATAGCGCGGCTCGGTCCCGACCCGCTCGACCCGTCGTTCACGCGCGACGCGTTCGCGGCGCTGCTGACCGGCAAGCGCACCCAGATCAAGGGGCTCCTGCGCGATCAGGCCGTGATCGCCGGTATCGGCAACGCCTACTCCGACGAGATCCTGCACGCGGCCAAGATGTCGCCCTACGCGCTGGCCGCGAACCTCGACGACGAGGCGATCGACCGACTGTACGCGGCCATGATCGAGACGCTGCAGGATGCCGTGGCCACCGCCTCCGGCAAGCCGCCCGCCGATCTCAAAGACGCGAAGCGCCGGGGCATGCGCGTGCACGGGCGCCGGGGCGAGGCATGCCCCGTCTGCGGCGATACCGTGCGCAGCGTGTTCTTCGCCGACAACAGCCTGGAGTACTGCCCCACCTGCCAGACCGGCGGAAAGCTGCTCGCCGACCGCCGCCTGTCCCGCCTGCTCAAGTAGCCGCGCGCGTCCCCTCGCCGCGAGGTCGTACGCGTTTCCGCGAGGTCGTACGCGTTTCCGCGAGGTCGTACGCGTTTCCGCGAGGTCGTACTCGTTCTCGCGAGGTCGTACGCGCTTCCGCGAGGTCGTACGCGTCTTCGCGAGGTCGCACCGCACCGCGGCATCCACCCTCGACGCGGCGGGCTGCCTCAGGCGTCGTGCGTACCCATGAGGATGCGCGCGTCGTCGTCGACCCAATCCAGCGACTTGGCGACGGCCTTGCACCACATCCGGTAGCGGCGCTCACGCTCGTCCTCGTCCATCGCCGGCTCGAAGCGGCGGTCCTCCTGCCACAGCGCACGCAACTCGTCGAACCCGCTCCACACGCCCGTGGCAAGGCCCGCGGCGTACGCGGCGCCCAGTGCCGTCGTCTCCACGACCTTCGGCCGAACCACCGGAATGCCCAGGATGTCGGCCTGAAACTGCATCAGCAGATCGTCGCGCGTCATCCCGCCGTCCACCCGCAACTCGGGCGGCGTGCGCCCGGTATCAGCGCTCACGGCGTCGATCACGTCGCGGGTTTGGAACGCCGTCGACTCGAGCGCGGCGCGCGCGATGTGCCCCTTGTTGACGTACCGCGTCAGCCCCACCAGCGCGCCGCGCGCGTCCGGCCGCCAGTACGGGGCGAACAAGCCCGAGAACGCGGGCACGAAGTACGCGCCGCCGTTGTCGGCGACCGTCGCTGCGAGGGTCTCGACGTCTTCCGACCGCGCGATGATGCCGAGGTTGTCACGCAGCCACTGCACGAGCGAGCCGGTCACCGCGATCGACCCCTCGACGGCGAACCGCGCGCGGTCGCCTGCGCACCGGTACGCGACCGTGGTGATCAGTCCGTGCTCGCTGCGCACGATCTTCTCCCCCGTGTTCACGATGAGGAAGTTGCCGGTCCCGTAGGTGTTCTTCGACTCGCCCGCCTCGAATGCCGCCTGTCCGAAGGTGGCCGCCTGCTGGTCACCGAGTATTCCGGCGATCGGGATGCCGCGGGCCACGGTCGGCAGCTGCGCGTCGCCGACGATCTCCGACGACGAGCGGATCTCCGGCAGGATCGCACGGGGGATGTCCCATGCGGCCAGCAGCTCGTCCGACCAGTCCAGCGTCTGCAGATCCATCAACAGGGTGCGCGACGCGTTGGTGACATCCGTGACGTGGATGCCGCCGCTGCTGCCTCCGGTGAGGTTCCAGATCACCCACGTGTCGGGGGTGCCGAACAGCACCTCGCCCGCCTCGGCCGCCTCCCGTGCCCCGGGGATGTGGCGCAGCATCCACGCGATCTTCGACGCCGAGAAGTAGGTCGCCAGCGGCAGCCCGGTCGCGTCGGCGAACCGCTGCGTCCCGTCTGCATGCGCCGCGGCCATCTCGTCGATGTGCTCCTGGGTGCGGGTGTCCTGCCAGACGATCGCGTTGCCGACCGGGCGCCCTGTGCGGCGGTCCCACAGAATGGCCGTCTCACGCTGGTTCGTGATGCCGATGCCCGCGACATCCCTCGCCGACAGCCTCGCGCGCTGCAGTGCGTGCGCGACGACCCACTCGGTGTTGGTCCAGATCTCGACGGGGTCGTGCTCGACCCAGCCCGCGCGCGGAAAGATCTGCTCGTGTTCGCGCTGCGCCGACGCGACGATCTGCCCATCGTCGTCGAAGACGATCGCCCGGGTCGAGGTGGTGCCCTGGTCGATCGCGAGGACATGTCGGGCCACGGGTGCCTCCTTGCAGTGAGTGGATGCCGTCGTGCCACGCTACCGCGCCGGCACCGTCCCACCAGCGCGCGGAAGCAGGTACGACCTCGCGAGATGCGCTACGACCTCGCGAGACGCGGTGCGACCTCGCGGGGCGCGTCGCGCGGGGGTGAGCGGGGCGAGGCGGGAGGCAGGGCTCAGGCGGGGACCGCGGCGTGCACGGCGGCGACCGCCCGCTCGACTTCGGCGGCGGCCTCGGCTGGGCTCCAGCCCAGCGTGCCGGCGACGGCTGCGGCGACCTCCGCCGCGGCGGCGGGCGTCGCACGTCCGGTGAAGCCGAGCGCCGTGCGGCGCAACAGCAGGTCGTCGAGGTGACGCACGGCCTCGGTCTGCGCGAGATGGCGCAGCTCGCCCGTGCTGAATTCGGGCGCCGACAGCAGCGGCGCATCATCGGCATCGTCGGCGACGGCGGCCGCGACATCCGCGGCCACCGTGCCGTAGCGCGTGAGCAGCGTGCCCAGACGCGCGGGGCCGAGGCCCGGGTCATGGTCGGCGATCCACTGCTGTCGCGCGCGTTCGGTCTCTGGGTAGCCGCGGCCTCCACCGATCGCGACGCCTCGCGTGGTGCGTCGACGCGGCCACGCCAGGGCGCCCAGCACCTGGTCGGCGAGGTGCTCGGCCGAGGCGCGGAATGTCGTCCATTTGCCGCCTACGAGGCTGAGCATCACGACGTCGCCGGGCAACCGCACGTGTTCGATGCGGTAGTCGCGCGACACGAAGCCCGGCGCGAGGTCGCCGTGCCCGGGCAGCGGACGCACTCCGGCGTATCGGTACACGATCTGCTCGCGAGACACGGCGATGCTCGGCAGCACATCGCCGATCAGCTCGAGGAAGTAATCGACCTCCGCCTCGGTGCACACGATCGGCTCGGTCATGTCGTGCTCGAGGTCGGTCGTTCCGACGAGCACCCGACCGCGCAGCGGGTAGATCAGCACGATGCGCCCGTCGCTGTGTTCGAAGAACAATTCGCGCCCGCCGGTGGCCGCCAGCAGTTCGGGGTGGTCGAGCACGATGTGCGAGCCCTTCGTGCCGCCCATGTAGCGCGTCGGCTCGTGCAGCGCCGCATTGGTGAGATCGGTCCACGGGCCGGTCGCGTTGACGATGACGGATGCCGCGAACCGCACCTCACGGTCGCCGTCGCTCTCGCGCAGCACGACCCGGCCGTCGTCGACCCCGACCGCCGCGGTGTAGTTCGCCGCCCGCGCACGCGGGCCCGCGGCATCCACTCCCCCTGCAACACCGTCACGGAGAACATCCAGCGCGAGTCGTTCGGGGTCGCGCAGCGAGGCGTCCCAGTAGGTCGCGGTGTACTTCACCTCGGGGTTCAGGTGCGCGAGCGCGCGCAGCGATGCGCGCCGACCGTGGAAGGTGTGGCGCGGGACGCGGCCGCCGCCCCGGGAGAAGGAGTCGTAGATCTCCAGGCCGATCTTGATGAGCGCGGCGCCCCGCTCGCGCGGGCGTCCGGTGCCGTGCCTCAGAAAGCGCAACGGCGCCGACAGGACGCCGGAGAACGTCGAGAAGATCGGGATCGTGGTCTGCAGCGGCACGACGTAGTGCGGCGCGGTGCGCAGCAGCATGTTGCGTTCGGTGACGGCCTCGTGCACCAGGCGGAACTCGCCGTTCTCGAGGTAGCGGATGCCGCCGTGGATCATGTGACTGGACGCCGCCGATGCCCCGCTCGCGAAGTCGCCGCGCTCGACGAGCGCAACGTCGACGCCCTGCAGCGCGAGGTCGCGGAAGGTCGCGATGCCGTTGATGCCGCCGCCGATCACGAGCACGTCGGCGTACGGGCGGGCGGCGAGCGCAGCGAAGCCGTCACGTGCGAGTGTCGCCTGCATGTGCCACTCCCCTTTCCCCACCTCCAGGCTATGCGACGCCTCCGACCCCCGGCGCCGCCGCGCCGCCCTCACGGCGCCCGTCAACGGTGAGAGTGCAGCTGGTCGCCGAGGGATAGGGAAGCAACCGCTCCCTCGTCCGCCCGCTGCACTTTCACCGGGAGGGGGCCCGGGAAGGGTGCCGCGAGAAGGGTGCCGCGGGAAGGAGGCGGCGGAGCGGGAATGCGACCGCACGATGCGCGTTGAGTAGACTGGGAGCCACTACGTGCTCCGGGGTCGGTGAGAATCCGAACCGGCGGTGACAGTCCGCGAGACGCACGGCCCGAACAGGTCGCGTGTCTGATCCGGTGGAATTCCGGAACCGACGGTGATGCGATGGCAGGCCATCGCTAGTCCGGATGGGAGGCAGCACGAGCATCGCGCTCTTCGCGCGATGCCCACGGCACGCCTCCGGAGCCAGACAGCGAGGAGAGCGGATGCCGGCGACTCGGCCCGAACGCGACGCCATGCGGCGTGCCTTCGCCCTCGCCCGACGCGGCCCGCGCGGCGTGAACCCGCAAGTGGGGGCTGTCATCCTCTCCCCCGACGGCGATGTGATCTCCGAGGGATGGCACCGCGGCGCGGGCACCCCGCACGCCGAGGTCGACGCGCTCTCGCATCTGTCGACCGACGAGGTCCGCGGGACCACCGTCATCGTGACCCTCGAACCGTGCAACCACACCGGTCGCACCGGCCCGTGCGCGCTCGCCCTCATCGAAGCGGGCGTCGGGCGCGTCGTGTTCAGCGCCGAAGACCCCGGCGTGCAGTCCGGCGGCGGCGCCGCGCGGCTGCAGGCGGCGGGGGTGGATGTCGAAGCCGGCGTGCTCGCGGAAGAGGGCGTCGTCCTCATCGACGATTGGCTGGTCTCCGTGCGTCTGGGGCGCCCGTTCATCACGGTGAAGTGGGCCCAGAGTCTCGACGGCCGGGCGGCGGCCTCCGATGGCACGAGCCAGTGGATCACCGGACCGCGCGCGCGCGCGGATGTGCACGCTCGACGGGCGGCCGCCGACGCCATCCTCGTCGGCACCGGCACCGTGCTGGCCGACGATCCCGCATTGACCGCGCGCCGGCCCGACGGCACGCTGTACGAGCACCAGCCGGTTCCCGTGGTGCTCGGCACCCGGCGGGTGCCTGCGGACGCCGCGATCCGGCGGCATCCCCACTCCCCGCTCTTCTCCGACACGCTCGAGGCGACCATCTCCGAGTTGCGCGACCGCGGCATCCAGCGCCTCTTCGTCGAGGGCGGGCCGACCGTTGCCTCCGCCATCGTGCGCGCAGGCCTGGCCGACGAAGTGCTGGCGTACGTCGCTCCCGTGCTCATCGGCGGCGACCGCCTCGCTCTCACCGACATCGGCGTGTCGACGCTCGCCGACGCACCGCGGCTGCGGATCGTGTCGGTCGAGAAGCTCGGCGACGACCTGCTGGTCATCGCCCAGCCGACGCCGGCGCACGGGCGTTTCGGCTCGGCGCCCGCAGCGCCTCACGCAACGACCGGGCACGAAGACACAGTGCCTCACGCAACGACCGACACGAAGGGATCGTGATGTTCACCGGAATCATCGAAGAGGTGGGTCGCATCACCGCCGTCGAGCCGTCAGGGGACGGCGTCCGCCTCACCGTCCACGCCCCCACGGCCGTCTCCGACGCCGGCCATGGCGACTCCATCGCCGTGTCGGGTGTGTGCCTGACCGTGGTCGATAGCGGGGACGATTGGTTCGCCGCCGACGTCATGAAGCAGACCCTCGACATGTCGACGCTCGGCGACGCCGCGGCCGGCCGCGGCGTGAACATCGAACGGGCGCTGGCCGCCCACGCGCGGCTGGGCGGGCACATCGTGCAGGGGCACATCGACGGTACCGGCGAGGTGCTGGAAGTGCGCCCGGGCGACCAGTGGCGCGTGCTGCGCATCGGCCTGCCCGCCGAGCTCGCCGACCTCGTCGTCGACAAGGGTTCCATCGCCGTCGACGGTGTCTCGCTCACGGTGAGCAGCGCCTCGCCCGCCGGCGCTCCGGAGCCCTGGTTCGAAGTGTCGCTGATCCCCGAGACGCTCGCCGCCACCACGCTCGGCGAGCGTGCGCCCGGCGACCGGACGAACCTCGAGACCGACATTCTGGCGCGCCATGTGCGCCGCCTTCTCGCATTCACCGGCGCGGCCGGTGCGGCATCCACTTCTGAAGAAGGGAGGCTCGCATGAGCCTGTCCACCATCCCGGAGGCGCTGGAGAGTCTGCGCGCCGGCCGTCCCGTGCTCGTCGCCGACGATGAGAACCGCGAGAACGAGGGCGACATCATCCTGTCGGCGCAGTTGGCCACGCCCGAGTGGCTCGCCTGGACGATCCGTTACTCGAGCGGCTATCTGTGCGCGCCGATGCCCGTCGAGTGGGCCGAGCGCCTGGACCTGCCGCCGATGGTGGCGAACAACGAGGACTCCCGCGGCACGGCATACACCGTGAGCGTGGATGCCGCCGACCGGATCTCGACCGGAATCAGTGCCGCCGACCGCTCGCACACCCTCAACGTGCTGGCCGACACCGCGTCGACGCCGAGGTCGGTGATCCGCCCCGGACACGTGCTGCCGCTGCGCGCCGTCGACGGCGGCGTGCGCGAACGCAGCGGCCACACCGAGGCCGCCGTCGACCTGATGAAGCTGGCGGGGCTGGCGCCGGTCGGAGCCATCGGCGAGGTCGTCGCCGACGACGGCAGCATGATGCGCCTGCCGGGGCTCATCGAGATGGGCGAGCGCGAGGGCGTGCCGGTCATCACGATCGAGCAGCTCATCGCCTACCTCGACGAGCACCAGCCGCGCTCCGAGACCGCAGCCCATCGCCGGCGCGTGAGTCTGCGGGCCGAGGCGACCGTGCCGACCTCGCACGGCACCTTCCGTTTTCTCGCGTACAAGGACCGCACCACCGGCACCGATCACCTCGCGGTGGTCTCGGGCGACCTGGGGTCGATGGACGCACCGCTCGTGCGCGTGCACTCCGAATGCCTGACCGGCGAGGCGTTCGGCTCGCTGAAATGCGAGTGCGGACCGCAGCTGCAGGCCGCGCTCGACGAGATCGATGCCGAGGGCGGCGTCGTGGTCTACATGCGCGGGCACGAGGGCCGCGGCATCGGCCTCATCAACAAGCTGCGCGCCTACAGCCTGCAGGAAGGTGGCCTCGACACCGTCGACGCGAACCTCGCGCTGGGGTTGCCCGCCGACGCCCGCGACTACGCCGCCGCCGCCGGCATCCTCGCCGAGCTGGGGGTGCAGAGGGTGCGCCTGTTGACGAACAACACCGACAAGGTCGACCAGCTGCGCGCGCTGGGACTCGAGATCGTCGAGCAGGTGCCGCTGCTTGTCGGCGTGGGGCCCAACAACCACCAGTACCTGCAGACCAAGCGCGACAAGATGGGCCACATCATCGACGCCGACGAGCTCGAAGAGGCCCTGCACGAGATGCAGGACGCCGACGGCGGCGAGCAGCATGGCACGGCACGACACGAGGGAGCGAAAGCGTGAGCGGAACCGGAGCGCCCCGCGCACCGCACAAGGTCGACGGGCACGGCGTGAACGTCGTCGTGGTCGCCGGCACCTGGCACGAGACCATCACCGAGGGCCTCGTCGCCGGCGCGCAGCGGACGTTGGATGCGGCGGGTGCCGCGCACACGCTGGTGCGCGTGCCCGGTTCATTCGAGCTGGGGCTCGCCGCACAGGCCGCCTTCGCCGGCGGTGCAGACGCGGTCGTGGCGCTCGGCGTCATCATCCGCGGCGGCACCCCGCACTTCGAGTACGTGTCACAGGCCACCACCGACGGCCTGAACCGAGTGGCGCTGGATGCCGGCAAGCCGGTGGGTTTCGGAGTGCTGACTCTCGACGACGAGCAGCAAGGCCTCGACCGCGCGGGTCTCGAGGGCTCACAGGAAGACAAGGGCGCTGAGGCCGCCGAGGCGGCTCTGCGCATGGTCACGGTGCTGACTCAGCTGCGCGCCGGTCGCTGAGCCGCCGCCGAGGTCGTAGGCGATCTCGCGAGGTTCCGTACGACCTCGGGACAAGGCGTACGACCTCGGGACAAGGCGTACGACCTCGGCAAACCAGGTACGACCTCGCGAAAACGCGTGCGACCTCGCGGAAAGGCGTACGACCTCGCGAAAACGCGTACGACCTCGCGAAAACGCGTACGACCTCGCGAAAACGCGTACGACCTCGCGAGGTCGCACCGGATCTCGCGAGGTCGTACGCCGCGTGGTGGAGCGGGTTACGGCTTCCAGATCATGAGGATCACGACGACCACGAGCAGCAGCGCCGAGATGCCGTTGCCCGCGGCGATCGCGCCGTAGCC contains the following coding sequences:
- the ribD gene encoding bifunctional diaminohydroxyphosphoribosylaminopyrimidine deaminase/5-amino-6-(5-phosphoribosylamino)uracil reductase RibD, which encodes MPATRPERDAMRRAFALARRGPRGVNPQVGAVILSPDGDVISEGWHRGAGTPHAEVDALSHLSTDEVRGTTVIVTLEPCNHTGRTGPCALALIEAGVGRVVFSAEDPGVQSGGGAARLQAAGVDVEAGVLAEEGVVLIDDWLVSVRLGRPFITVKWAQSLDGRAAASDGTSQWITGPRARADVHARRAAADAILVGTGTVLADDPALTARRPDGTLYEHQPVPVVLGTRRVPADAAIRRHPHSPLFSDTLEATISELRDRGIQRLFVEGGPTVASAIVRAGLADEVLAYVAPVLIGGDRLALTDIGVSTLADAPRLRIVSVEKLGDDLLVIAQPTPAHGRFGSAPAAPHATTGHEDTVPHATTDTKGS
- a CDS encoding riboflavin synthase, yielding MFTGIIEEVGRITAVEPSGDGVRLTVHAPTAVSDAGHGDSIAVSGVCLTVVDSGDDWFAADVMKQTLDMSTLGDAAAGRGVNIERALAAHARLGGHIVQGHIDGTGEVLEVRPGDQWRVLRIGLPAELADLVVDKGSIAVDGVSLTVSSASPAGAPEPWFEVSLIPETLAATTLGERAPGDRTNLETDILARHVRRLLAFTGAAGAASTSEEGRLA
- the ribA gene encoding GTP cyclohydrolase II translates to MSLSTIPEALESLRAGRPVLVADDENRENEGDIILSAQLATPEWLAWTIRYSSGYLCAPMPVEWAERLDLPPMVANNEDSRGTAYTVSVDAADRISTGISAADRSHTLNVLADTASTPRSVIRPGHVLPLRAVDGGVRERSGHTEAAVDLMKLAGLAPVGAIGEVVADDGSMMRLPGLIEMGEREGVPVITIEQLIAYLDEHQPRSETAAHRRRVSLRAEATVPTSHGTFRFLAYKDRTTGTDHLAVVSGDLGSMDAPLVRVHSECLTGEAFGSLKCECGPQLQAALDEIDAEGGVVVYMRGHEGRGIGLINKLRAYSLQEGGLDTVDANLALGLPADARDYAAAAGILAELGVQRVRLLTNNTDKVDQLRALGLEIVEQVPLLVGVGPNNHQYLQTKRDKMGHIIDADELEEALHEMQDADGGEQHGTARHEGAKA
- the ribH gene encoding 6,7-dimethyl-8-ribityllumazine synthase; the encoded protein is MSGTGAPRAPHKVDGHGVNVVVVAGTWHETITEGLVAGAQRTLDAAGAAHTLVRVPGSFELGLAAQAAFAGGADAVVALGVIIRGGTPHFEYVSQATTDGLNRVALDAGKPVGFGVLTLDDEQQGLDRAGLEGSQEDKGAEAAEAALRMVTVLTQLRAGR